The following proteins come from a genomic window of Streptomyces liliiviolaceus:
- a CDS encoding DnaJ family domain-containing protein has product MTERKPPGVGFESWVDRQIRAAEARGEFTELAGAGKPLPSGPDTSYDELWWIKQKMAREGMSVLPPTLALRKEAEDALEQAAAAPSERVVRRIVTEINAKIRDMMFKPPPGPPLGLKPYDVEEIVRAWHERRAA; this is encoded by the coding sequence ATGACCGAGCGCAAACCTCCCGGGGTCGGCTTCGAGTCCTGGGTCGACCGACAGATCCGCGCGGCGGAGGCACGCGGCGAGTTCACCGAACTCGCCGGTGCGGGCAAGCCGTTGCCGAGCGGCCCCGACACGTCGTACGACGAACTGTGGTGGATCAAGCAGAAGATGGCCCGCGAGGGCATGTCCGTGCTGCCTCCCACGCTGGCGCTGCGCAAGGAGGCGGAGGACGCGCTGGAACAGGCCGCCGCGGCGCCGTCGGAGCGGGTGGTGCGGCGGATCGTCACGGAGATCAACGCGAAGATCCGCGACATGATGTTCAAGCCGCCACCGGGCCCGCCCCTGGGCCTCAAGCCGTACGACGTGGAGGAGATCGTCCGCGCCTGGCACGAGCGCCGGGCGGCCTGA